In Juglans microcarpa x Juglans regia isolate MS1-56 chromosome 1S, Jm3101_v1.0, whole genome shotgun sequence, the genomic stretch CACATTTACATCTTCATCTTTCCATACTACCCGTGCTTCCTTGAACAAGGGAAGCAAGACacattaaaatcacaatatctgcAATGGAGATGCTCATTATGAATCGGAGGGAGTATCGATTGGTTAGTTTGGTTTAAATAAGGTAATGAATATGTTTTTGGATAGGAATGGCTGAGAGGAGTTTTTTGTTTACTCAATATCGGTTACCGTGAAGcagatatatttattaattaggCTATATGTATATTGATCTGATACTATGGAAACACTCAGGTTTCTGCTACTTCATCAGGGCAACAGTCCAATATAGGAGCAAGAAACCCACATCTTTGGATTTCCAGTAACCTTGATGAGTTTCTAGTGTTGGGGGTTTTGATGATTTCAATTACGTTTTCAGTTATCCAGTTAGGGTGTAGTTGAAGGAAAATCATTAGGTCTGGAGTATTTAAGACGTGGTACTCCCATTCCATCATAACATGCCATGTAATTAAAACTGTTTAtgtaaagattaattttaattagCATAGGATGGGACTACCATGTGTCCATACTCCAGGAGTACCTAATAATTACTTGCAGTTGAAGAATTTCTTATGAAGTTAAATATTACcacccatatttttttttgaaagctTTTCATGGTAATGCTGTCTTGTTCTTACCCTACTACCCAGGAAATCCAGTTTCTACAATGATATGCGTTGTTTGCAGAAAAGGGGCATCTTTATGAGCCATACCAACATCTTGAAAATCATGCCATCCTTTctctgaaaaataattaatttctgtTATCCGAAGAATCGCTTCATTGTATGCAaagattttcacatttttcCTTTGCAGGAGATACTGAGACACTATGGAAAATTGAGAAGTTGAGATCGGAGTCAATGAGGCAGCATACTCTTGTGAGTGGGTTTTCATGCGCCAAGGTAATAAATTTCATACCATCAAGTTATTTGCCCCGTTTCTgtgagaaaattaattttgagatCCAAATGTAATGTGATTGCCAATTTATTTGCACTCTTATGTTGTATGGAAGTTGGAACGTCTCATAGTAAGGGCTCTATAAACTGTTTGAGGGTCATTGCTCTTGTactgtataaaaaaaaaggctattatcttatgttttctttttatttattttgtcttttttatttttttaaattttgttttgactaCAAAATTGAGCTTTTTTGGGCAGCCCCAGTTGAGGTTTTGGTCAGAATGTAAGCCTGAGCCTGTGTTTGATGTCCTTGCAGGGTTTTCTATTAGAACGTAAGCCTGAGGATGCTGCTGCCATCATTCAAGTCTTACATCAGGTGACTACCATTTTATGGGCTTTGGATTATATTCTAGGTGCCCTCTTTAGGCAGTGCTGATCATATTGATAGCTGGCCTAGAGCGGAAATTACTTTTCTAAGTTCTGTGAGGTCAGGCTTTACTTGTTGAAACACATAAAGGGCTGGGAATCATAAATATTGCAACCTAATGctgagtttttagtttttttaagtaCCTATAAAAGGTACTGTTTGCTTTCTAGCCACTAGTTGGTGCGTTCTTGTTACTTTATTGGAAGTCAAGCGCCAAAAAACATGAGATTTTGCATGTTCCTTTATTGGAAGATGTGGTTACCTATATCTAATCCAATCCAAACAACTTTAATGTTAGATGTTTTGTTAAAGCCATCGGTATTTATGCATGCAGAGTTTATCTGATGCAAAGAAGTCGGGCGTCATGATTGAACTCCAAAAGCTGGTAAACGAGTGGACAGTGGAGGTTATCAAGCGCCAGAAAAAGGAGGACAGGAAGGTACTCCTTTTagtaattttaagaatttaactTCTAGAATATGAGCTTATGCATTTGTGTCCACATTCTCTCGACCAGGCATTAGCTGAATATTTGCAATCAGATATTCCTGCTATGGTAAGTGGTCTATTAAACATGGGCATAGAGGCTAGTGTAAGCATCGAAGACCTAACTGGAAAGGAAGGTATTCTTTATTGAAGAAAATGGAGGTTGAAAGTTGAGATCTGAAGCTCTGTGCACTCTTTGTATCCTGTATTGGAGCGATGACCATGTGTTTTAACCAGTACTGCTTGGGAATGAGCACCTCCATATTTTCCCCATTTACCAAGAGACGTCTAAAGCCCTCGtgagcatcctctaaccccaaCAAagatctttgttttctttttggtatgcatttcttttgttttgattgACTCTGCGATAATTGTTTTTCATTTGGCTGTTCTAAACATGCACATTTTGAATATACTGGGTAGATTTGAGGGACACTGGCAGAGAATTTTTGTGGGTTTAATATCTGATTTGTCCGGATGATTCTGTAAAGCAGGTGTTGGGCCTCTATTTCTAGTGAGCAGTTTCATACCTTTATTCctatttttatgagataaaaataaatgatgggTCCGAAATGTTGATTGTCCTGTTGTAGACGATCTCCATTGCTTTTGTTTGCCCTTTATCAACACAAGATTGTTATCAGTGCCTTGCATGGTTCCGCCCGTAGGGAAATCaacctccctccctccctccctccctctcccttaaAACTAACAAGCATTTAATTCGGTTATTGGTAGCTATTTGATGGTTGGTTTTTGTTACATTACATGTCCAAAGTCTTGTCATTTTGGGTATGGCTTTGTTATGGAACATTCTTGCCATAGGTTGGCTGATGTTGCATTTTTTCACATCGATGACTTGACAGATAAACTTGAAAAGACAATGTGGCTTcggttgtgtgtttggttgttgaatcaaacttaacttatctcaaaccaaatcattgatgggactaactacttttttaattttccataaaaaagttctcaatctacttcatacattttaatataaaaagttaaacccatctcaacctaaagaagttaaactcatctcaataggatccacaaaatattactatttacaactcaatttaactcaacttatctcaacatcGAAATGTAgttgaatcatttgaattgAAGTCTTGTGAGCTCAATTCAAACAAGGTCGAGCTCTCTATCTGACTAGGTTTTCCTTTTGTCTGATGCCCTTGAAGAAGTGAACTGGCCGTCTTGAGTTCCTCTATCAACCTTGGCTTCTAAACACGATTTGACAATGTCAAGTTCAGTAGAAGAAGCCACATTTTCGGTCGACGTTGTAGCCTCACTTGAACACCTCCCTCAAAGAGCACTTGggaattctctctctcatttgttTCCTTGTACCATCAAATATCAATATGCTTATTGGACTCACCTACAATtcctttaaaattatttttcaattcatttcaccACTACtgggaagaaaataataaaggcAGAGCAATTGTTTGTGAAAAGTCCTCAATGACATTTTCATATTCTCAGAGTTTGCGTATGTTTCTATATTCCTTTACAATGAGTCATAGGTCCTATTTATACAGTATATCTCATGAAAAACAGAAATGACATTTACAGagaatttcatttgaaatttacaaACAACCTTGGGACTACTTGCACCCATGCTCTTAGGTAGAATATGCCCAGAGTCTTCTAGACCATTCTCCTGATGAGTTGGTAGCACAGCTGCCTTAACAGTCTTCCGCAATTCAAGCACCACAGGGCAAATTATGAGGCTTGATTGTAATTGAATAAAGTGAGCGGAGGATAAAGGCTTGGTGAAAATATTTGCAAGTTGATCTTTACTAGATACAAAAAAAACTTGTAGAGATTTAGCTGCACATgatctctaacaaaatggtaatcAAGTTCAACATGCTTAGTGTGAGCATGCGCATAATAGGATTGTGAGTTAAGAAAGTAGCACCCAAATTGTTACACCATAAAGTAGGTGGATCCTTAAGAAATATACCAAGTTCTTTTAAAAGGGATTGCGGCCAAATAAGTTCACAAACAATGTTAGTTATTGCTTTGTATTCGGCTTCAGTAGAAGACCGAGCAATTGTGGGTTGTTTCTTAGAGTCCCAAGAAAGAAGATGAGAACCAAAGTAAATACAAAAACTACCAGTGGACTTACGATCATCAAGGCAATCAGCCCAGTCAACATCAAAGAAAGCAgataatgtgaaaaagatgCACTGAAATGGAGACCAAAATGTTGAGTAAAATTGAGATAACGAAGAATACGTTTTACAGATTGCCAATGGGGAAGCTGTGGATAATGCATGAACTGATAGACTTTGTTGATAGCAAATGAGATACCTGGCCTAGTAAAGGCCAGATATTGAAGACTGCCCACTACACTGCGATAAAGCTGATGATCCTAAAAAAAGGAACCTTCGAGTGCACTGAGTTTAATAGTGGAAGACATAGGTGTCGTGACAAGCTTGGATCTGTGCATATTGGTGCGCAGTAGCAGATCAGAGATATATTTTGATTACGAAATAGACAAACCGTTGACATTCCTAGTGACCtcaatacccaaaaaatattgtaaaacatCGAGATCTTTGATAGGGAAATAAGACCCAAGTACAGTAATGAAGTCAGAAATAAGTAAGTTATTTGAACCAGtaacaataatatcatcaacatagactaaAACATACAGACAATCAGACTTAGTACACAAGATAGACAGTGACGAATCAGATTTCGAACCATGAAAGCCAAGAGAAATTAATCTGTCAGTGAGTTTAGCAAAACCATGCCCGAGGGGCTTGTTTCAAACCGTAGATAGATTTTTTTGACTTACAGATGTGGGAAGGAAGATCAGGATTCATGAACCTGGGTGGCTGTGCTaggattgtaaaaaaaattgatgaacttgtaaaccagaccggaccggaccggtggGTTTGGTCCCGTGCCGagtttggttcggtccggtaccggttttatttttcttaaaccgGTCAAAATCGGTTCggttctgatttttctttttctaaaactggACCAAACCGGACTGGACTGGACGGGacatgttcatatatatattttaattttttatattgtatataatctttatatataatatataattatatataaaatagttttgtattatatgataaattactaattaatataatattacactttaaaatcttatatcactatagtttattgttttaatagttatactaatgctacatcaatatatattataatatactataatatatcactatagtctataatacaattataatatatattattactatagtaTTGTACTataaatactattatatatatattatataatatagtatgttAAAACGGGAAAATTAGACCGACCTGGACCGGAATCGGTAAAACTGAAAAAACCGATTTAGTGGGGTAACCAGTACAGAATcgattcttgaaaatgcaaaatcggTTCATACCGATTCGGTctcaaattttatctaaaaccggACCAAACAAGACTGGTTATACCCCTAGTTGCTGCATGTAAACATCTTCTTCAAGGTCTCTGTGTAAAAACGCGTTCTGGATATCCAATTGATGCAACGACCATTTGGAAGCAGCTGCAAGGGAAAGGATAAGTGGATAGTGACAAGCTTGACTAAAAGACTGAAGGTTTCGGTATAGTCAAGCCCGAGTTTCTGATGGAAACCTTTGACCACAAGGCGTGCCTTACGACACTCAAGGGTGCCATCGGCCCTACACTTGGTCTTTAAGACCCATTTGGAACCAAGAATGTTAAAATTCGAAGAGGAAGGTACCAAAACCCAAGTTTGGTTTTGAAGCAAAGCTTGGAACTCGACAACCATGGCTGCTAGCCACTCAGGATACTTAGAGGCCTCTGTATAAGAGGAAGGTTCCTCTTTTATagaaatggaggaagaagaggTGAGGGAAAGTGAGGGCCTGGGAGGTGGCCAGGCAACAATGCTGTCGGATTGGATTAGAGGACAGTGGATGTTTGACTTTGACCGTGTGACATAGGATGTGAGGGGGTTGGATTAAAGGGCAGTGGATGGCTGTGAGTGGATGGTAAATTAGATGAAGCAGGTAACGAGATTGTTGAGGCAGGAGAGGAAAGACGACTTGGGAGAGACTCGGGTTGAGAGGATGAAGATGACGTGAAAGGAGAATTAGCGAGTAGAGATTTAAGAATGGTAGGGTTATGAATCGAAAAGGGTTTGGTTGGTGAACTTAAGAGATTAGGAAGGAGTGGCCTGATTGAGAGGAAGGAGTTGGGCTTATCATAGGAAAATATGAAGGGGCCGATTTAGAAGGAGAAGGTCTGGGCAGCGAAGATGAAGTGAGTTTAAAGGGGAATTTGGTTTCAACAAAAACAACATCTCTAGAGACATAAGTATGGCCCGTGGGTAAGTATAGACAAGAGTAGCCTTTATGATCTGGGCTATAGTTAATAAATACACAAAGCTGAGAccaaaaatcaattttgtgGCGATTGAAGGGCCTTAAATTGGACCAACGAGCTGTACCAAAAATGCGTAAAAATTTGTAATCCGGGTTTTGttgaaagaacatttgaaatgGAGATGAATTATGAAGGATCAGTGTGGGCATACGATTAATTAAGAAAACTACAATTTGAAAAGCTTCAACCTAGTATTTATGAGGAACAAAAGCATGGGCTAACAGGGACAATCCAATTTCAACAATGTGACAGTGGCGTCTTTCGACACTACCATTTTGGGCAAGAGAGTATGGATAAGTGACCCATGAGTAATGCCAAAAGATTTAAGTAAAGGGTTAAGTGGAAGAAATTCTCCACCCCAATCTGTTTGCACAAAAACAACATTAGCAGAAAAAGTGTTACTAACATAGCGCAGAAAAGCcaagaaaatagaagagacATTTGATTTGGATTGTAAAGGAAACATCcagatatattttgaaaaatcatcaactatagaaaaataaaagggttaattacactttgttCCCTCGAATTTTCACTCAACTTACAATGTGCTcctgaaactaataattgcatcaaagtggatcgcttactttcaaaacttatcaatcCCCCCTCCCGTCTACCAGCAGTGTCAAATGTAACAGAAAGTGCCTCCACGTGTTGCTCACGTACATAACATTCACtacaaagatgtaatttttatctaatttattatcattgatcatataaaatataaaatataaaataatatatgctatcaattaataataaataataaatcatttaataatttatatcattatatggaaatagttaatacatcatacatgaATAAccatatacaaaattatttgacacctaagttgcaagcaagtatgaataatctatgtacacaatgaaattatttgatattccttaaccatatataaaatgtatgatattattaataattatgcatactaaatagtaaaatctaagttagtaagtagtaacttaGATTTGACGTTGAGACACTTTCCATTATATTTGACGTTGTTGGTAGACGGAAGAGGGAgattgataagttttgaaagtaagcGGGTttactttgatgcaattattagttctGAGGcatattgtgaattgagtgaaaattCGAAGGGGCAAAGCATAATTAAcccaaaataaaaccaacatcCTAGTGAGAATAGCACAGGCGTTGGTCCCATACATCAAGAAAGAGAAGTTGAAATAATTTCTCAAATCGAGATGGGGAAGGGGGATGCGGTAGAGCATGAAACTTAGCTTGGACACAAGCGGGACAAGGAGACAAccctattatatttataacagGAAGATTAAATTGGCTAAGTGTAAGAGAAGTAATTCGAGGTGAAGGATGCCCAAGTCAGGTGTGCCATAATTGAGAAGTAATCCTTTCTCCAATAAAGGCCTGTGGAGACATAGTAGTGACAGGTGTGGGAGCTTCCAAAGGGGTTGATGTCACCAGTAGGACATAGAGACCATCTTTAATGTGATCCCGAAGAAGTTTCACCCGAGTGCGTGAGTCCTTcgcaagaaaaaaagaagagtgaaattcaaaatagattATGTTATCCAAACAAAACTGACGAACATAAATTAAATTCTTAGTGATAGAATGAACATGAAGAATTTTATGGAGAAGATAATTGCCAGAGGGAGTGGTGAATTGACTGGAACCAATATTTTGTATTGGTAGAGTGGAGCCATCTCCAATGTTGACTTGATCAGTGCCTCGATATGGTGTAGAGTCCGATGTGAGATTTGAGAAATCTGAACTAAAATGGTTAGTAGCTGCTACATCAAGAAACCATGAATTTGAGTGAGAAGTCATAGAGGGCAGGACATTGAAGTTGGCTGTAAAGGAGGTAGGGGGAGAGGCTTGATATGTTTGATTGAAGTGGTGATAACAAGAGAGGGCAGTGTGCCGGGTTTGTGACAGACTTGGCATAGAGGCCGTGTATGTTGTCCCCCACGCCCATGACCACGGTGTCCACCTCATGAGGAGTTACGGCCCCTATTGGAGTAACCAGGAGGTGATGGTGCTTTTAGACTTGTTGTGTGAGCTGCAAGATTAGTACCTGAAAGCAACGACTGGGTTTTGTGAGTCAAGCGTGATTcatggttaagaaaataattataaatctaATGAGAGGAAAAGGGATCTGGGTGTGTGGTAATAGCCATGACCATAGACTCATAATCTGAGCTAAGTCTAGCCAACAAATAGATGGAGAATTGAGAAGAAGATAGAGGATGTCCAGCAGCTCCAAGAGCTGCAACGAGAGAAGTTGCTTTATAATAGTATTCAGAAATGGATTCAAAACCCTTCTTAAGGGTGGTAAGCTGAAACTGAGTTTGTATCACACAGGCTGAGGAGTGGGCAGCATAGAGACTTTGTAATGTAGTCCATACTTGGTGTGAGGTAGTGTAGTCAAGAACATTAGAAAACACTGTATTGGTCAAGGAGGAATTAAGAGCAAAGATGATTAGTTGATACTGTAAGAGCCAACGAGTATATTCGGGATTGGGTTGATCATCTAGAGTGGGAGATGGCATGAGAATGGACCCGTCGACATAGCCATAAAGCTGATGACCTTTAAGGAAGGGGATGATCTTAGCTCGCCATAATAGGTAATTATTGATGGTGAGCTTAAGAGTGACAAAGTGAGATGCGGAGGTAACAATGGAGGAGTTGAGGGGTGGTGGTGGAGTAGACGGTGTTGTTTCTGAAAATTTTTCAATGGGGTccctttgttttattttgagaagaagaggaagtgtGAGCTTTATggtagctctgataccatactgaggagaaaataataaagacaGAGCAATTGTTTGTGAAAAGTCCTCAATGACATTTCATATTCTCAGAGTTTGCATATGTTTCTATATTCCTTTACGATGACTAGCTCATAGGTCCTATTTATACAGTATAtctcatgaaaaacaaaaatgacatttacAGAGAATTTCATTTGACATTTGCAAACAAGCTTGGGATCACTTGCACCCATTCTGTGAGTGTAGAATACGCCCAGAGTCTTCTAGACCATTCTCCTACTGAGCTGGTAGCACAGTTGCCTTAACAACCACCTACATTGTAATTGTGTTACTTCGTTAATTTTCcttagataatttttattttttccttaattttatcgTTTTACGttttcaaatctctctctctcctctctcatttcttgttaaaaattttattttcttttccactcAATAGAGATATTTTCCAAATGAAAGCACACTGTACGATAAATTAATGGCATGGGTGAAGTATATATAGGGATATTACACGCTAATTAGTTAGGTTCTCTCATTCACGTACGTATGCACGCAAACAAGACCAAATTAATACAAGTGGCTCTTATGACAATCGgctaaaaaaactaataatctTTGCAGTACTTGGCCAACATCTCTACTTGGACTTCTTGTGGAGTCTCAAGGCAGAAAACACAACCAGCAAGATGAATGCCACTGCTCCAATCACAGAAACCACGATAGATGCTGCTACTTGCCCACAAAACTTTCCAAACACATTACACACTTTTTCCCACCGCACGTGAGAGTTTCCGTGGTAGCCAATTAAGCCAACGGCGGTGGCAGCTCCGGTGCCGGAGAACAGCAATGCCACCATCAATGTATCAAGGATGAGGATCATCGATCCTAAGATGATGTTTTCACCCCTGCTTGTGAATGTGAGGAGCATAGAGAGAGCTGCATATGAACATGCTATGATATTTGTCACCATTAGGTACCTAGCAAAAATATCTTTGAGATGTTAATTtcgatcttatttttttttctccttggTGGTTGATGATTAGAAaatgtagtataaatagcaCAAATTGGGAACAATGtgagacccaaaaaaaaatagtgtatcGTATAAATGCAATTCGTCGGTTCCTTTTCTGTCCCTCTAGAGGGGtccataaataaatagtatGGATATTTAGGTGCAACTTATGGTCTTTAAGAGCTTTGACTTTTGATGCATTTCCTTAAAAATCTTCTCATTTTCCCTATAGTtcattcttacttttttttctttaatcgcatatattatttttaaaaaaataaaataaatatgattttattaataagcctTCACAGATGAATATCATTTATTCTTATtcataaatcttaaaatattacaACCGATTAATGTCACTGCAAGTTTTTAATATGAGTAGtgttacatatatttataattttaccgACAAGGTCTATTTtctcagttttctttttaaatttaaattttgaagttcaaatttcataattttcagcatatcaataattaatattacatcATCATGTATTCctatataagtaaaaattataagtacagaTAGGGTTTTCCTTTTAATATTACCTAGCTACAAcatttattcttcatttaatattatc encodes the following:
- the LOC121246739 gene encoding CASP-like protein 1E1 — encoded protein: MQVGRLEKNGMEAKMGNGRTAKRCELLLRLLALALTLVAAILTGVDKQTAIVPVELVASLPPLNVPVSAKWHYLSAFVYLMVTNIIACSYAALSMLLTFTSRGENIILGSMILILDTLMVALLFSGTGAATAVGLIGYHGNSHVRWEKVCNVFGKFCGQVAASIVVSVIGAVAFILLVVFSALRLHKKSK